A region from the Chelonoidis abingdonii isolate Lonesome George chromosome 10, CheloAbing_2.0, whole genome shotgun sequence genome encodes:
- the INSIG2 gene encoding insulin-induced gene 2 protein yields the protein MAESDAAPTISKKCGPYISSVTSHGINLVIRGLVLFFIGVFLALVLNLLQIQRNVTLFPPDVITSIFSSAWWVPPCCGTASAVIGLLYPCMDRHLGEPHKFKREWSSVMRCVAVFVGINHASAKVDFANNIQLSLTLAALSIGLWWTFDRSRSGFGLGIGIAFLATLVSQLLVYNGVYQYTSPDFLYVRSWLPCIFFAGGITVGNIGRQLAMYECKVIAEKSHQD from the exons ATGGCAGAAAGCGATGCAGCACCAACCATATCAAAAAAGTGTGGTCCATACATTTCGTCTGTAACCAGTCATGGCATAAACTTGGTGATACGTGGATTAGTGCTGTTTTTTATTGGCGTGTTTCTTGCATTAGTGTTAAACTTGCTACAGATTCAGAGAAATGTCACGCTGTTTCCACCAGATGTGATCACAAGCATCTTCTCTTCAGCTTGGTGGGTACCACCTTGCTGTGGGACAGCCTCAG CTGTGATTGGGTTGTTGTATCCCTGCATGGACAGACATCTGGGAGAGCCACATAAATTTAAGAGAGAATGGTCCAGTGTAATGCGATGTGTAGCAGTCTTTGTGGGTATCAATCATGCTAGTGCT AAAGTGGATTTTGCCAACAACATACAGTTGTCTCTTACACTAGCGGCGCTTTCAATTGGACTATGGTGGACCTTTGATAGATCACGAAGTGGCTTTGGTCTTGGAATAGGAATTGCTTTTCTGGCCACCTTGGTATCACAGCTTCTGGTCTACAATGGGGTTTACCA ATATACATCTCCAGATTTCCTTTATGTTCGTTCCTGGTTACCATGTATATTTTTTGCTGGTGGCATTACTGTGGGGAACATTGGTAGGCAGCTGGCAATG TATGAATGCAAAGTCATTGCAGAAAAATCTCACCAGGACTGA